CAcggccgccccccggggctgcagcccctgaaGGGGGCACGGGGCCTGCGCGCAGGCTGAGCGCACAACCCCGGAGCGTGCCCACGTGTGGACACGGGCGTGCGACGCACGGCGGCACGCACACCGACCTCGCTGCCGGACACCCCCATGTGCGGGCACTGGGACCCCCGCTGAGGGGCACAGCGCCACCGCGCATGAGCCGGCCCCGGCCACCGCATCGGCACCGCCTGGAtgcggggacgtggggatgtggggacacagacggggggatgtggggacatggggacatggggacacagggacgtgggacgtggggatgtggggacacagACATGGGGAtgctgggacactgggacacagggacacggggacacagggacagggggacacatACATGGGGATGTTGGGACAtggagggacatggggacgtggatACACAGATATGGGGATGCTGGGACACAAGTACATGGGGgcagagggacatggggacacggacATGGGGACgctgggacatggggacacggttATGGGGACGTGAGGacagggatgtggggacacaGGGTTGTGGGGATGTGGGAACATGGGGACACGGACATGGGGACGCTGGGTCActgggacagggggacacggggacatggggacagggctgtgggGATACAGACATTggggtgctgggacacggggacatggggacatggggaaatggggacatggggatgtgggtACACAGATATGGAGACGCTGGGacttggggacacagggacagggggacacagATATGGGCATActgggacacagggacacggggacagaaacggggatgtggggacatgggaatGCAGGACACAGGAGACGTGTGGggccgtggggacacggggatgtggggacacggggatgtggCGATGCAGGGACACGGTGTGGGCACGgacacactcacacacacacacacacactcacactcacactcacactcacactcacactcacacacccctcacacccctcacacccctcacacccctcacacccctcacacccctcacacccctcacacacacacacacactcacactcacacacacacacacacactcacactcacactcacacccctcacacccctcacacccctcacacccctcacacccctcacacccctcacacccctcacacccctcacacccctcacacccctcacacccctcacaccccctcacacacacacacacacacacactcacacacacacacactcacactcacacTCACACTCACACCCCTCACACCCCTCACACCCCTCACCCCTCAcacccctcacacacacacacactcacactcacacTCACACTCACACCCCTCACACCCCTCACACCCCTCACACCCCTCACACACCCCTCACACACCCCTCACACCCCTCACACCCCTCACACCCCCTCACACCCCTCACACCCCTCACACCCCTCACACCCCTCACCCCTCACCCCTCACACCCCTCAcacccctcacacacacacacacactcacactcacactcacacccctcacacccctcacacccctcacacccctcacacccctcacacacacaccggggccgccccccgTGCCCAGGCCCGGCCGAGCCCCGCAGGCCGccggccgccagggggcgctGCGGCGCGCGGCGTTGCCGTGGCGAcgggcggggggcgaggggcggggggggaggcgcCCCCGCGGCGTTGCCGCGGCaacgggggcggggggggggcagggccgggcccgccccggggtggggaggtggcggcggcggcggcggcgcatGCGCGGTGCCCGTCCGGTGCCGGCCCGGTCCCGAGAGCCCGGCGCAGGCGGAGGCAGAGCGGCGGCCGGGGCGTCCCGGCCCGAGCGCGGTGAgtgcggcaccggcaccggggggcccggcggggcggggcggggccgccgcatcccggcaccgggcggcggggggggggggagcggggcctcCGGTGATGGAGCGGCCCtgacggggaggggggggggcgccgcggggcgggcggcggggccgccggtggcggcggggcgaCGGCGGGGAGAGCGGGGCCCCGGTGATGgagcggcccggggggggcccgtCTGCGGCACCGGCGGCGGAACGGCGCGGCCCGCCCGGTGTCCCCGGTGACGGaacggcccgggggggggcacggcctgACTCAGCGGGGGACCGGCCTCTGCCTCCTcccgcggggctcggcccggTGGGAGCTGCAGTCGCGGACACCGGTACCGGTACCGGCACCATTaccggcggggcggccccgggaggTGCCTGCCCCGGGCAGCGAGGCCGTGCCCGCGGTCCCGTCCCGTTCCCCTTCACGGGAGTcccggggcacggggcagcaTCACGGTAAGGTGCCAGCACCGGGCACGGCCGCCTTGCATCCACACGGCGGGGCCCTGCCGGTGCCGGTGGCCGCGGTGTAGTGGCGGCTCCGGCCCGGTGATGGCGGCGGTGGCACCGCGGCGGTGGCACTGGCGGTGGCCTGGTGGCGGTGGCACGGCGGCACCCGGGGACCGTGTAGGGCATGAGGCGGGGACACCgcgggggggacacgggcacggcaggtccccaaaatgtccccgcTCCCCACCGTGGGGTCCCCGGCGGCGCTTCGGAGCCCCCcgcccctcgccgcccccccctGAGCCCACCCGGCGTGACCGGGAGCCGCAGCAGAGCTCCGGGCCCCCCCGGGACGTCACCGTGCGTCCCCACCGCGGCTCCGGGCTCCGTCCCCGCGGGCGCGTGGGGACGCTgggggcggctgctgccggCACGCGCGGGGTGACGCAGCCGCAGCGCGAGGGCTGGCACCGGGCGGCTGGCACCGGGCGGCTGGCACCGGGCGGCTGGCACCGGGCGGCTGGCACCGGGCGGCTGGCACCGGGCGGCTGGCACCGGGCGGCTGGCACCGCGCTGCGTCGGCCGGCGGCGCTGCCGGTACCGCTGCCGGCGGCGTGGCGCAGGGTAACGAGGCCGGAGCAGCGCCCGCAGGAACGCAGCCCCGGTgcgcgcgccgccgccgcgaCCCCGCTGCGGGGATCCCGGGGGGGGGAGACGCGGGGGCCGATCCCGgtggcagccccggggccgtcCCGCAGCCTGCGGCACGGGGCCCGGCAGCGCCGCAGCGTCCCCGAGCCTGCGCCTTCCCCCGCGCGTTTGTTTGTCACTCGAGCCGCCGGGACGCGCGCCCGAAATAGCAGCCGCGGTCCCCTCGGGGCGGGCGCTGCCGCCGCTCCCGCAGCCCTCGGCGCTGCCCGGGGACGGGCGCGGGCGCCGCTGCGGCTCTGCCAGGGCCGGTGCCCGGGGACGCCGGCGGCGAGGGGCCGGCGTGCGGCCGTAGCCGCCGTTGCGCCGCCGAGAGCCCGGCGCGGGGCCTCGTCCTGCTGCCCCGTGCCTCGGCGCCCGCGCCCATGCGACctcggcgccccccgccccgggggcaGACGCGCGCCGGGCGTTTCTGGTGGTTGGTCGTCGGTTGAGCGGCGCCGGGCCGCAGGACAACGGAAACGCAGCGGTAAGCTCCTTCCTTGGCCCCGTGAGCACGTCTGGCCGGGCGCGCTCGGAAGGGGCAcggggccaggggctggggcgGGAGCAGAGCCACGGAACGCCGGCGGCACgcggagccccggccccgctgcggccCCGCGAGCCCCTCGGGGCagtgcccccggccccggcgctcCCCAGGAGTCGCTGCCGGGTTGGGTTTTCCGCGAGGAGCCCCcgcagagcagaggcagccgCGAAGCCTTCAGCTAAACGCTGGGGCACACTCAGCGCCGCGCTGGGGGGCTCCGCGGCCCCGCGTTGGTCCCGCGGACGGAAGGCGCCCGGGCGGCAGCTCGCGTGCCCCCACCGGCCCCCGGCACAGCCCACGGCTCCCACGGCTGCCCGTGCATGGGGCCCATCGTGCCCGGCGGCCGTGCCGGCACGCGCGGCGTCGCGCCTGCTCCGGGGAGCAGCCGGGCGCTGGCGCAGGGTTGACCTGGATTCGTCCTGCCTCCAAACTCGCCCCCTGTGCCGCGTGTGCGACCAAAGTCCTTGGCTTACTTCAGCGAAGGAGACGCCGCGCTGGCACCGCACCGCGGGGGGGCCTGGCCGAGCACCGCTGGGCTTCCCCTACCCACGCATGCCCCCGGGGCTCCTCGACCGGGGGCTCCCGCGGGGCcaagggagggcagggggctcccGGTGGGCTTGGTCCCGGTGCCCCGCAGGGCGGCAggctgcgggctgggggcgATGGCCGCGCCGGGGCCTGCCCGTGTGCGGCAGCTCGCCGTGCCGCGTCGGGCGGCTCCCCCCACGCGCAGCCCTAATTACCCCGGTGCCCGCTGATGATGCACGCGCCGAGCCCGGGCGGGCCGGTCGGAGAGGTGCCGCGGCCACGCTGCCGCCCCGCGCCGGGCAGGGCGCCGTGccggggggctcctgccccgcGCTCTCCTTTCAGGAGAGGCCCCAGCTGCCCGGGCGCTCGCCGGGGGGGTCCGGGTGaggggctcccagccccggtTTGGCCTCTCGCGGTGCTCCCAGCAAGCGCCAACGGCACCTGCAGGGCCCGGTGACGTGTCGGCAGGGGGCCGTGTGCCGCAgacccccccgcacccagcagcccccgtgtccccgtctccatcccccccccccccgcacacgGGCAGCGGCCGCGGGTCCCGGCAGAGCCACGGCCGCCGCAGTGCGCGAGGCTCCGCGCCGCGCATGACTCagctccgcgccccccccgccggtggcgctgccgggggggggacccctGCCCACCGGCGGGGAGCAGGACGGTGCCCCCCCGGCTGGCAGCTCTGCGCCCCCTGGGGCCGCGGCGGCCGTGTCGCCGGCCGGTGCTGAGTCACAGCGGTGGCTGCCGCCCtgctcgggggggggccgcggctgCCGGCACCTGGCAGCCCCCACGGGCAGGCACCCAAGGAGGcggcagcaccccagggtgccagggcaggggtggggatggccgcagcccccccccaggagccccccacTCGCAGCTGGCCCCTAAGCCCCTGATCTCTGATCTGCGCAGGAGAGTGAAAGCGGATTAAcgcctgctgctgccggggggggaaaatggtgtgtgtggggggggggatccccggtcccgtcccccccccagtcctGGGGAGGGGCCGGACCCAGCTCCTCGCAGCAGGGACAGTCGCTTCTCCAAAACCTttggctggaggcagcaggacagtgcctggctgccccctccccagcgtGGGGCGAGGGCACGCGgcagcggggacccccccggccccgcagccccgctcccagctccctgccgtGCCGGGGGGTGGGGTCTCCGCCCCCGGGCCCCTCGCCATCTGGGCGCGGGTTTGCCGCCTGCCCTTCCAGCAGATGTTTGCCCCTCTAAGCCTGGCTCTGACGGACCCCGATCCTGGCCCCGGGCAGATTAGGGAGCGATcgagggccgggccgggggggggctgtaaAGCGGCTTTACCGCCCCTCAGCGCGCCCGGAGCCCCCCAGCACGGCCAGGCTCGGCCCCCCGTGGCTGGGGCACCCCGGTGGCACCAGCTGGGGGACCGGGGCCGCAAGCCCACGTTGTTTccgtggggaggggggctcGGCCGGTgccgcctcccgcagcccccccagcggGCCGGGGTCCCCCCGGGCGTGACGGCCGCCTCTCCCGCAGCTGGGCATGGCCGTCAATGTGTACTCCACCTCGGTGACCAGCGAGAACCTGAGCCGCCACGACATGCTGGCCTGGGTCAACGACTCCCTGCAGCTCAACTACACCAAGATCGAGCAGCTCTGCTCAGGTGGgtccccgccggggggggggcgcgggcgcgtgccccagcccctcgtgacgccgccgtgtcccccccccgctccccagggGCCGCCTACTGCCAGTTCATGGACATGCTGTTCCCCGGCTGCGTCCACCTGCGGAAGGTGAAGTTCCAGGCCAAGCTGGAGCACGAGTACATCCACAACTTCAAGGTGCTGCAGGCCGCCTTCAAGAAGATGGGAGTGGACAAAGTAGGTCCCGcgggggtggccggggggggtcccggtgcctgCACGGGGAGGGCAGCCCCCGAGCACCTCTGTCCCCGCAGATCATCGCGGTGGAGAGGCTGGTGAAAGGCAAGTTCCAGGACAACTTCGAGTTCATCCAGTGGTTCAAGAAGTTCTTTGACGCCAACTACGACGGGAAGGAGTACAACCCGCTGCTGGCGCGGCAGGGCCAGGACGTCgcgccccccccaaacccaggTGATCAGATCTTCAACAAATCCAAGAAACCCATTGGCACTGCAGGTAATGCCCGGGTCCCTCTGGAgagcgctgccccccgccctcCCGCCCGGCCTCCTGTGCCCCACGTTGCTCTGGCCGCGTTCGGGCGCCCCCCgcacccctgccctgcccctgcctgcgctctgctctgctgcacgCCTGCGACCGTCAGCGCCAAGCAGGTTTGCAAGGACGCCCGGGCTGGGGTGGACGGGGACGGCTGCCCCGACTGAAGGGTGTGCTGGGTGGGCTCGGATGGCTCAGAGCGGCCTGGCGTCCCCGCTCCGCCTTCTGCTCGCCCGGTTTgtgcccccagggcccccccgtGGTGCTCAGGGGCCGCAGTGCAGCCGGGCTGTTCCCCAGCAGCCGGCGACGTGGgctgggagggtgctgggggggttgtGCCGCCGTGCTGCTCCCCCCAAGCCTGGTGCCGCTGTGCGGGTCCCCAGCGGGCACAGCACCGGGGTGAGCCCAGCCCCGACACCTGACCGCGTGCTGTGGCCCATGGGGGTCTCGCTGCCCACCCAGCACGTGCGCAGCCAGCCCGGTAAGGAGCCCGGCGAGCACCCGCTGGCTCCGTGCATGGCAAAGCCCATCCTGGCCACGAGCACCGCCtggaagggggctgggggggggctctgcctggggaaactgaggcatcGGGGAGGGGAGGCTCGGCCAGGAGCCGCGGCGCAGCCCCCCCAGTGCTCTGCCTGACCCCGCTCCCGtggctccctcctgctcccccggCCCTGCGCGCCGCGGCTGGGGGtcccggcagccccgggcaggaGCGGCCGCCCCGGCCGGCATTAACCCGCCCCTCTCTGGCTGCCCCAAGTCCCCCAGAGGACCTCCCCCACAGGCCCCAAGAGCACGCATAACCCGGCCCGCCTCAGCAACGTCCCCAGCAGCATCCTCCGGAAAAACTCCCCCGCCGCCCGCAACGGGGGCCCCGAGGCCGACGCGCAGATCCTGGAGCTCAACCAGCAGGTgggcagggctgcgggcaggggaaggagcctgggggccccgggggagctgcagcccccttGGCGCAAACGCTGTCGTCTGCCCGCAGCTGATGGATCTGAAGTTGACAGTGGACGGGCTGGAGAAGGAGCGGGATTTCTACTTCAGCAAACTGCGGGACATCGAGCTGATCTGCCAGGAGCACGAGAACGAAAACAGCCCCATCATCACGGGCATCGTCAGCGTCCTCTACGCCACGGAGGTGAGCACGGAGCACGCGTTGCCTGTCCGGCTGCTGGTGCACCCAGCCCCGGAGCGCTCTGGGCTTTCCCTGGGGCAAGACCCCCTCCCCCAGCATCCAGCCACTGCTGCGCCCAGGGGTGCCCCAGGGGTTGGGTTTGCCGAGGTCTTTGCACCGCGTTGGGAGGCAccgtggggagggagagggccCAGGGCAAGGCCGCAGGCGGGCCAGGGTCTGACGAGGGTCTGACGGTGCCCGTGCCCCCCGGCAGGAGGGTTTCGCTCCGCCAGAGGACGAcgagctggaggagcagcagccagaggaCCAGGATGAGTACTAGCCCCGGCACGCTCCCGCGCCCCGCGCCACCCTGCGCCGATCCCCTCCATAGACATTCGAGGTCTGAGTCTGTGCGCCTCGCCCTGCACCGTCACGCACCATCACAGCCTCCGGCCGAGCCGGCACGCTCGGCGCCCAGCAGCTCCGGTGGGAAGCCCCTGTCTCCATAATAAATAGATGTCAATCCATAGAGGAGCACGGCTGTAAATACGCCGGGGGCTGGCGGGTGGGGACGGGCTCTGGCCCCGGCGCCCAGCGCCCCAGCCCTCGCCCCCTCCACCCCATATTTATTTTGGTTGTCTTCTCTGGTGCGAGTGCTGCAGCCGCCCCGGCACCcgctgcccctgcccgccccgctgTGCCATAGCTAGAGAGAAAGAGCGAGCCCGCGGGGGCTTCCCCAGGGCAGAGCTCGCTGCCCCGCCAGCCCTGCGGCTGCGGAGGGGACTGGGGCGGGCAGCCCCAGGGGGCCGTGCACGGGGTCAGCGCTGCCCTGCCGCCCGCTGCGGGGGAGCGgctctgaggaggaggaggaggaggttcaGACTCCTGGGAAGGCGGAGGAAGGAACCCCAGGAGGAAGGAGCCCCAGCCCGGCTGACAACGCGGCTGCagcggggagcagcaggggccggggcagcccaGGGTGAGGACCCCCCGGGCCAGGTCTCCCGCCCCGCAGGGCGCCGGGGTGGGTTTGCCGAGAGCGGCACGCGGCACCTGCCCTGGCCATCTCCCCGTTGCATCGCTTGTCTGGTCCATCACTCCGGTTGCAAAGCCTGCATCTGtgttaagttttatttaaaataaactcgTGTGGTAAAATGTTGCTCTGCCCGTGTCCCGCCTGGTTCCCGCGCGCGGTgggaggtggtggggctggtggcagcgcCCCGGGTTGGGGCCTGTGGACGGAGGCAGCACCGTGCTGTGCCCTGGGATGgctcatagaatcattagggttgagaagccctccaagatcacctggtccaaccacccccctaccaccaatgtcaccactaaaccatgtccccaagcaccacatccaacctttccttgaaaacccccagggacggtgactccaccacctccctgggcaacccgtcccaacgcctgaccgctctttctgagcagaaatgtctcctcgtttccaacctgaacctcccctggcacaacttgaggctatTCCCTCTGGTCCTctcactggttacctgtgagcagaggccgacccccagctccccacaccttcctttcaggtggttgcagagagcgataaggtctcccctgagcctcctcttctccagactaaacaaccccagttccctcagccgctcctcacaggacttgtgtcccaggcccctcaccagctctgtagcccttctctggacacgctccagggcctcgatgtccttctggtagtgaggggcccaaagctgagcacagcactcgaggtgcggcctcaccagagcagagcacagggggacgatcacctccctgctcctgctggctgcactgttcctgatacaggccaggatgccgttggccttcttggccacctgggcacctCATGTTCAGGTCAGTATCGACCgacacccccagatccttttcctcttcacagctttccagccactctgccccaagcctgtagcgctgcgtggggttgttgtggccaaagtgcaggacccagcactttgacatgttgaacctcatcccatcgGCCcctgcccatcgacccatcctgtccaggtccctccgCAGGGCCTTCTTACCCTCCAGCAGcttgacacttccccccagcgtggtgtcatctgcaaacgtACTGAGGGTGCTcgcaattccctcatccaagtcatcaataaagatataaaagaagatgggccccaacaccgacccccGGGGAACACCAatggtgactggtcaccagctggatttcgCTCCGTTCACCACTACTCTGTGGGCCCggccacccagccagtttttaacctaGCAAAGAGtatacctgtccaagccatggacttccagcttctccaggagaatactgtggaagaatgtgtcaaaagctttgctgaaatctaggcagactatgtcaacagcctttctgccatccaccaggtgggtcatccagtcacagaaggagatgaggATGGTCAGGCAgcacttgcctttcatgaacccatgctgaccGGGCTTGATCCCCTAGTTGTCCCACATATGCTGtatgattgcattcaagatgacctgttctgtcacctttcctggcactgtggtcaggctgacaggcctgtagttccccgggtcctccttacgacccttcttaaagatgggcgtcacattggcaagtctccagtcatccgggacctctccagatgacCAGGACCGCTAATAGATGAaggaaagcagcccagcaatcacatccgcCAAGTCTCTCAGCACCCTCGCGTGGAGACCGCGTGACACAACAGTTCAGGATGTTCAGCTCTGTCTTTGGCACCTCAGAACCAGGGGAGAGCGCGAACGCAGTCCCCCACTACCACAAATTATGCAGTCGAGTTTCCCGCATTTGGGGAAATCGCAGGGGTCAGCACACCCGGAGTGCAGGGGATGAGCCTCGCCCTGGGAAAACCACCTGCCTGATCATGGTGTCTCCCCTGCCAGGTAAGTATGCCTCCCGCTCCCCGACGCCGCGGCCCCACGCGCGCGCACGCACACCCACCACACGGACACGCGCCCCGCAACGCCCGCCGCGGacgcgcccgccccgccccgcccggccccgcccggcgccCACGTCCCGCGCCCGCCGCGCGCCCACGCGGGGCCACGCGCGGCGCCGTGTGGCGTGGGTTTTGTCCCGGTATGCCGCGCGGCGCCGATCTGCGTGGGCACGCCCCCTGATCTGCATGGGCACGCCCCCTGATCTGCGTGGGCACGCCCCCTGATCTGCGTGGGCACGCCCCCTGATCTGCATGGCCGCGCCCCCTGATCTACATGGACACGCCCCCTGATCTGCAtggccaccccccccccccgatctGCATGGACACGCCCCTTTATCTGCACGGACACGCCCCCTGATCTGCATGGCAACGCCCCCTGATCTGCATGGCCACACTCCCCTGATTTGCATGGACACGCCCCCCTGATCTGCATGGACACGCCCCCCGATCTGCATGGCCACGCCCCCCTGATCTGCAtggtcacccccccccccccccccccccccccgatctGCATGGACACGCCCCCTTgcctccaggccccgcccctcagCGCCCCGGCCGCCGTCCCCGCCGCAGAGGCGCAGCGGGAGGGGGGAGCTCCTTGGGCTCGGGCCCGGCCCGGGATGGCGGCGGCTGCGGCCGGGCGGTGCCGCACAGCCGTGGGGCGGGGAGCACGGGGCGGCGTGGGGCGGGacgcggcggggctggggccggggcccggctTCCGGAGCCGCGGCCGAGCCGCGCTCGGTGATGGGAGGCGGGCAGTCATTGCATTCTGCCTTTGCTCCCGCACGGCCTGTcctggtttttgttctttttcttcagctaaaCCGCCCCTGACGGGGAGCTCATCAGCagctgttcacagaatcacggaattgtagcggttggaagggaccccaagagaccatcgggtccaacccccctgccaaagcagttccctagagcaggctgcccaggcaggcgtccagacgggccttgaatatctgcagagaaggagaccccacagcctccctgggcagcctgtcccagcgctccgtcaccctcaccgggaagaagttctttcgcatgttggtgcggaactgcctgggctccattttgtggccattgcccctggtcctgtccccacaaaccactgaaaggaggctggccaaatccctctgcctcccacacCTcgggtatttatacacattggtGAGATCCCCTCTtggtcttctcttctccaggctgaacagccccaggtctctcagcatttcttcacagaggagatgctccaggccctgtatcagctttgtggccctccgctggactctttccaggagaccCCTGGCTTTTCTGtactgggaagcccagaactggacacagtactccaggtgaggcctgaccagggcagaatagagggggaggatcacctcccttgacctgttggccatgctcctttcaatgcacgccaggatcccatgggccctcttggccaccagggcacactgctgggtcatggccaacctgtcgtccaccaggacccccaggtccttctccgcagagctcctctccagcaggtcgtcccccagccagTTCATGTCTCTAAGCAAAGCGTGCAGGTCTTCACCAAGGCCACTCCGtgctgcacagggctgggggcagcctgggctgggggaaggcGTCGCTGCCCGCGtcagggggctggggctgggtggtctctgaggccccttccaaccccgCTCTGTGATCCTCTGATCCCTGGGTTCTCGCTCAACCTGTGAGATTTCTTCCGTCACGTTCTCCCCCCCGTTCTCCTGAGGAGGGGGACCAAGCGGGCAGAATTCAGGTGGCCATCGGCAAGGAACCGCCATGCCTGCGCCCGTCCCATGTTTATGGCAGAGACACCCAAAGCAGCTCGCCGTGCACCCAAAGTGAGCTGCTCTGCGTGAGCCTCTGCGAGAGTGTCCCTGCAGGCTCTCGTGCAGGCAGACCGGGCTGCCCCCGGCTCCGTGACGGGGCCGTCGGTGACAAGCCCTTCCCACCCGCCACAGGCCCGCTCCCGGTAGCAGCCGGGCACAGGTGGTGCCGGTAACCCCTCGCTCGGTGCCTTCCACAGCgtcctgctggaggagctggctgctcggggcctGCACGGGCGTACGCTTCTCTGGTAACAAACCGGCCGCGTGGCCGAGCCCAAAGAGTCGTGGCGAGTGGAGGTAAATCCAGCTGCAGGCCGGTCACtggtggagtcccccagg
This genomic stretch from Anser cygnoides isolate HZ-2024a breed goose chromosome 3, Taihu_goose_T2T_genome, whole genome shotgun sequence harbors:
- the MAPRE3 gene encoding microtubule-associated protein RP/EB family member 3 isoform X4; amino-acid sequence: MAVNVYSTSVTSENLSRHDMLAWVNDSLQLNYTKIEQLCSGAAYCQFMDMLFPGCVHLRKVKFQAKLEHEYIHNFKVLQAAFKKMGVDKIIAVERLVKGKFQDNFEFIQWFKKFFDANYDGKEYNPLLARQGQDVAPPPNPGPKSTHNPARLSNVPSSILRKNSPAARNGGPEADAQILELNQQLMDLKLTVDGLEKERDFYFSKLRDIELICQEHENENSPIITGIVSVLYATEEGFAPPEDDELEEQQPEDQDEY
- the MAPRE3 gene encoding microtubule-associated protein RP/EB family member 3 isoform X1; its protein translation is MAVNVYSTSVTSENLSRHDMLAWVNDSLQLNYTKIEQLCSGAAYCQFMDMLFPGCVHLRKVKFQAKLEHEYIHNFKVLQAAFKKMGVDKIIAVERLVKGKFQDNFEFIQWFKKFFDANYDGKEYNPLLARQGQDVAPPPNPGDQIFNKSKKPIGTAVPQRTSPTGPKSTHNPARLSNVPSSILRKNSPAARNGGPEADAQILELNQQLMDLKLTVDGLEKERDFYFSKLRDIELICQEHENENSPIITGIVSVLYATEEGFAPPEDDELEEQQPEDQDEY
- the MAPRE3 gene encoding microtubule-associated protein RP/EB family member 3 isoform X2, with amino-acid sequence MAVNVYSTSVTSENLSRHDMLAWVNDSLQLNYTKIEQLCSGAAYCQFMDMLFPGCVHLRKVKFQAKLEHEYIHNFKVLQAAFKKMGVDKIIAVERLVKGKFQDNFEFIQWFKKFFDANYDGKEYNPLLARQGQDVAPPPNPGDQIFNKSKKPIGTAGPKSTHNPARLSNVPSSILRKNSPAARNGGPEADAQILELNQQLMDLKLTVDGLEKERDFYFSKLRDIELICQEHENENSPIITGIVSVLYATEEGFAPPEDDELEEQQPEDQDEY
- the MAPRE3 gene encoding microtubule-associated protein RP/EB family member 3 isoform X3 codes for the protein MAVNVYSTSVTSENLSRHDMLAWVNDSLQLNYTKIEQLCSGAAYCQFMDMLFPGCVHLRKVKFQAKLEHEYIHNFKVLQAAFKKMGVDKIIAVERLVKGKFQDNFEFIQWFKKFFDANYDGKEYNPLLARQGQDVAPPPNPVPQRTSPTGPKSTHNPARLSNVPSSILRKNSPAARNGGPEADAQILELNQQLMDLKLTVDGLEKERDFYFSKLRDIELICQEHENENSPIITGIVSVLYATEEGFAPPEDDELEEQQPEDQDEY